The genomic DNA AGAAATCTTGCCGTGGGATTTTATTGATCATTCGGTGAGTCAACAGTATCTACTATCCGAATGGCGAAAAGCTTTGCTGGGTTTGCAAACGCAGCCGTGTGATGTCACTACATGTCATAAATGTGAAGCGTGTTGAGGAAAATATGGGGCTGGGGGGTAGGGGCTGGGGACTGCCCTCTCCTCCCAACACGCCCCAAGTCTCTAGCCCCAAGTCCCAAGATATAAAATTTGGACTTTTTCCATGATTATCGCCATCGGGAATGATCTGGCTGAAGTTGATCGTATTAAGGCGGCTGTGGATGATCCACGTATTGGAGCCCGCTTTCGCGATCGTGTGTATACAAAAGGTGAGCAGGAATACTGTGAGAGCCGTCGAGCCGGGAAGTATCAAAGTTACGCAGCGCGTTTCGCGGCTAAAGAAGCGACGATGAAAGCGCTGGGCCGTGGCTGGGGACGCTACGTTGGCTGGCTCGATATTGAAGTCGTACGTAGGCGTGGCTCACGTCCAGAGATCGTGCTGCACGGCAAAGCCAAGGAATATGCTGAATCCCTCGGAATTCAGCGCTTGCACCTTGCCCTTACCCATACTGCAGCGCTCGCGGAGGCGGTTGTTGTTGCCGAAGGGGAGGAACGTAAACGATAATCCGAAAAAATCCTCTTTCTGCTCGCGACGAAATTGGGCCAAAGACCATTCGTGCACGTGACGCTGAGACGTTGCGCTTCTGTCGTTCTGAGCCCTTCGACAAGCTCAGGATAAACTACGCGAAGAATCTCTCTGCAAGACCCTCCGTTGCACTCAGGGTGACAGCTCAGGTGTACTCATCTTTCCTGGTTCGATTTAGAGACGGTTGTATCCGTTCAAGGCTGCGACCTTATACGCCTCCGACAATGTGGGATAGTTCACCACGTTGTCGATGAAATACTCGATCGAGCCACCATAGGTAATCACA from Deltaproteobacteria bacterium includes the following:
- the acpS gene encoding holo-[acyl-carrier-protein] synthase — translated: MIIAIGNDLAEVDRIKAAVDDPRIGARFRDRVYTKGEQEYCESRRAGKYQSYAARFAAKEATMKALGRGWGRYVGWLDIEVVRRRGSRPEIVLHGKAKEYAESLGIQRLHLALTHTAALAEAVVVAEGEERKR